A window of the Bdellovibrio sp. ZAP7 genome harbors these coding sequences:
- a CDS encoding prepilin-type N-terminal cleavage/methylation domain-containing protein translates to MRMKHNGFSIIELLAAIALVALVTLGLATVLKISKDSNALAANKLSESDLMNNTMVSIYTRKSCDASFKGRTLDEKGVLLVDNVQDGNGAEIIKNGMKLEQEKHSVKSLRLFATEESWKDFKDHTFTSPDEVVPLNANLEIVFDRPHKELIHETKSQTISFPISVNQAGLISQCNGGDGNNYQDVLKSACLGFGGLFDAKTGQCTASQDCSQVSANAPVSQKCVAEKLKSLKSQLAGKPKSSFMIGSIKECFASPYSQKSRTATGFSCVSGSFNAKAENGVFTFTYGSMNYSVTQADQYKQIVDTVATF, encoded by the coding sequence ATGAGAATGAAGCATAACGGTTTCTCGATCATTGAACTGTTGGCTGCTATCGCCCTCGTGGCCTTAGTTACGTTAGGTCTTGCAACGGTACTTAAGATTTCCAAAGATTCCAATGCTCTGGCGGCTAATAAGCTGAGTGAATCAGATCTTATGAATAATACAATGGTCAGTATCTACACTCGAAAATCCTGTGATGCTTCCTTTAAAGGAAGAACCTTGGACGAGAAAGGGGTGCTGTTGGTGGATAATGTTCAAGACGGTAATGGTGCTGAGATCATCAAAAATGGTATGAAGTTAGAACAAGAAAAACACAGCGTAAAATCCCTGCGTTTGTTCGCGACAGAAGAAAGCTGGAAGGATTTTAAAGATCATACTTTCACTTCCCCTGACGAAGTGGTTCCCTTAAATGCGAATCTTGAAATCGTTTTTGACCGCCCTCACAAGGAACTAATCCACGAGACAAAATCGCAGACCATTTCATTTCCTATTTCAGTCAATCAGGCCGGTCTGATCAGTCAATGCAACGGTGGTGATGGCAATAACTATCAAGATGTACTAAAAAGTGCGTGCCTGGGGTTTGGCGGCCTCTTTGATGCTAAAACCGGCCAGTGCACCGCCTCCCAGGATTGCTCACAAGTTTCTGCCAACGCACCAGTCAGTCAAAAATGTGTCGCAGAAAAACTTAAATCTTTGAAAAGCCAACTTGCAGGAAAACCGAAATCCAGCTTCATGATAGGTTCGATCAAAGAATGCTTCGCAAGTCCTTATTCGCAGAAAAGTCGAACGGCTACGGGATTCAGTTGTGTTTCGGGCTCCTTTAACGCCAAGGCTGAAAACGGAGTTTTCACTTTTACCTATGGTTCGATGAATTACTCCGTCACGCAGGCCGACCAGTACAAACAAATCGTTGATACGGTCGCGACGTTTTAG
- a CDS encoding class I SAM-dependent methyltransferase — translation MLKGVGHRKKVRRKVSKKTGKTQFDKYELYSKAVQSAENDVVFIRNTYKELKKKAPRIFREDFCGTFALSTEWIKLDPKHQSIGVDLDPEPIAYGKAHYLSKLRPEQQKRMKVIEGNVMDPSLEKADIIAAMNFSYFCFKQRWMLKNYFANAYKTLSKDGIFLLDVFGGSQCYDAIEDRMKHKDFTYYWDQTNFDPVTNNAVFHIHFRVGGKKIEQVFTYDWRLWSISEIREIMHEVGFAKSHVYWEGTAKDGSGDGNFTRVDHGESCESWIAYVVAEK, via the coding sequence ATGTTGAAGGGAGTCGGTCACAGAAAAAAAGTTCGTCGTAAAGTTTCAAAGAAAACTGGAAAAACGCAGTTTGATAAATACGAACTGTACAGCAAAGCTGTGCAGTCGGCTGAAAACGATGTAGTTTTCATTCGCAATACTTACAAGGAGCTTAAGAAAAAAGCTCCGCGAATTTTCCGTGAAGACTTCTGCGGTACATTTGCGCTTTCAACAGAGTGGATTAAGCTGGATCCGAAACATCAGTCAATTGGCGTGGATTTGGATCCAGAGCCAATTGCTTACGGTAAAGCGCACTATCTGTCTAAGCTGAGACCTGAGCAGCAAAAACGTATGAAGGTTATCGAAGGCAACGTGATGGATCCTAGTCTGGAAAAGGCTGACATCATCGCTGCGATGAACTTTTCTTACTTCTGTTTTAAGCAAAGATGGATGCTGAAAAATTATTTTGCGAACGCTTACAAAACGTTGAGCAAAGACGGTATCTTCTTGCTGGATGTGTTCGGTGGCAGTCAATGCTACGACGCTATCGAAGACAGAATGAAGCACAAAGATTTCACTTACTACTGGGATCAGACAAACTTTGACCCTGTGACGAACAACGCTGTTTTTCATATTCACTTCCGTGTGGGTGGTAAGAAAATTGAACAGGTTTTTACATATGACTGGCGCTTGTGGAGTATTTCCGAAATTCGCGAGATCATGCATGAAGTGGGTTTTGCTAAAAGTCACGTTTACTGGGAAGGAACTGCAAAAGATGGTTCTGGTGACGGTAATTTCACGCGTGTCGACCACGGTGAGTCTTGCGAATCATGGATCGCTTATGTCGTTGCCGAGAAATAA
- a CDS encoding alpha-ketoacid dehydrogenase subunit beta, whose amino-acid sequence MASVAQAIRMALHYGEKHMGVKDIFGQDVGAPLGGVFTATQGLKTAWNTPLDERGIISMAMGIAMTGDKCVAEIQFADYIFNTIDLLKIAGNTLWCTNGQVQLPMVVMTPVGAGIFGSVYHSHSFDAWASRLPGWKIVMPSNPLDAYGLMLAAIEDPNPVLYLKSKALMRHKGDELIPGEPEDEKTLKSMIDKPVQNSQGWKAKWPELEKYIVPIGKGKITHAGEHITVVTYSRMVHLCDEVAKKLADEGISVEVIDLRSIYPYDWQMIKASVEKTGRVLFVNEDTEVTNFGEHLAYRTTQECFYSLMARPRVLAGKNLPGIGLHPNLEKNSVPQHHDIETAIREIVAEVP is encoded by the coding sequence ATGGCAAGCGTAGCTCAAGCAATCAGAATGGCCCTTCACTACGGTGAAAAACACATGGGCGTTAAAGACATCTTCGGTCAGGACGTGGGCGCTCCACTGGGGGGCGTATTCACGGCGACTCAAGGGCTAAAAACAGCCTGGAACACTCCACTGGACGAGCGTGGTATCATCAGTATGGCGATGGGTATCGCGATGACAGGTGATAAGTGCGTGGCTGAAATCCAGTTCGCAGATTATATCTTCAACACGATCGATCTTTTGAAAATCGCCGGCAACACTTTGTGGTGCACAAACGGTCAAGTTCAATTGCCAATGGTTGTGATGACTCCGGTGGGAGCCGGGATCTTTGGTTCCGTTTACCACTCTCACTCTTTCGACGCTTGGGCATCTCGTTTGCCAGGTTGGAAGATTGTGATGCCTTCGAATCCTTTGGATGCTTACGGTTTGATGTTGGCAGCCATTGAAGATCCAAATCCGGTTCTTTATTTGAAATCTAAAGCATTGATGCGCCATAAAGGTGACGAGTTGATCCCTGGTGAACCAGAGGACGAAAAAACTTTGAAATCAATGATCGATAAGCCCGTACAAAACTCTCAAGGCTGGAAAGCTAAGTGGCCTGAGCTTGAGAAATACATCGTGCCAATTGGTAAAGGTAAAATTACTCACGCGGGCGAGCACATCACTGTAGTTACCTACAGCCGCATGGTGCACCTATGTGACGAAGTTGCTAAGAAATTGGCAGATGAAGGTATTTCGGTGGAAGTGATCGATTTGCGTTCGATCTATCCATACGACTGGCAGATGATTAAAGCCTCTGTTGAAAAAACAGGTCGTGTATTGTTCGTAAACGAAGACACTGAAGTAACGAACTTCGGTGAGCATTTGGCTTACAGAACAACTCAAGAGTGCTTCTATTCGTTGATGGCGCGTCCTCGCGTCCTTGCAGGTAAAAACTTGCCAGGTATCGGTTTGCATCCCAACCTAGAGAAAAATTCTGTTCCTCAACACCACGACATCGAAACAGCGATTCGTGAAATCGTTGCAGAGGTTCCGTAG
- a CDS encoding type II secretion system protein has protein sequence MGNISSKSGYTLIEVLVSLALVAILVGALGAIFQTSFKGANLVEMRNSAANLNLSWQQSLTNPEICEKNFKNMSFSETGGTSAEKFVDLSNKPLLAPGIKSPVNDLLVQTVQAKIREEDWKHFKDAQSGLGTNNYIANIDIQIELERQKEQISSKSNSLAVSVPVYLNAAGVVVGCLSSQADMVANAQQVACEQLGGVFDIETSQCNFKQDCASIPANSAVSKECFDKLTAGLSDQLKDLNSTPTAAVVKGLQGTIKDCLANSQGAVVATDKTTCQLGSTNFSATPTEFSYTQGATNYTLSDPVLAKYLFELVIKYQTDGLMKITVGAK, from the coding sequence ATGGGAAACATCAGTAGTAAATCGGGCTATACATTAATAGAAGTATTGGTGAGTTTGGCCCTCGTGGCGATTCTTGTCGGCGCACTGGGAGCGATCTTTCAGACATCCTTCAAAGGCGCAAACTTAGTAGAGATGCGCAACTCCGCTGCGAATTTGAATTTATCCTGGCAGCAAAGTTTAACGAATCCTGAAATCTGCGAAAAGAATTTTAAGAACATGAGCTTCAGCGAAACGGGCGGTACGTCGGCTGAAAAGTTTGTGGACTTATCTAACAAACCATTGCTGGCTCCAGGGATTAAATCGCCCGTAAATGATTTGTTGGTGCAAACAGTGCAAGCCAAAATTCGTGAAGAAGATTGGAAGCATTTCAAAGATGCGCAGTCGGGATTAGGTACCAATAACTATATTGCGAATATCGATATTCAAATTGAATTGGAAAGACAAAAAGAACAGATCTCCTCTAAATCAAACTCCTTGGCGGTTTCCGTTCCGGTCTATTTAAATGCCGCGGGTGTGGTGGTGGGATGTCTTTCGTCCCAGGCAGATATGGTGGCGAATGCCCAGCAGGTCGCTTGTGAACAACTGGGCGGCGTTTTTGATATCGAAACTTCACAATGTAATTTTAAACAAGACTGCGCCAGTATTCCTGCAAACTCGGCAGTCTCGAAAGAGTGCTTTGATAAATTAACAGCGGGACTTTCTGATCAGCTAAAAGACTTAAACAGTACTCCAACAGCGGCGGTCGTAAAGGGCCTGCAAGGTACAATCAAAGACTGTCTGGCGAACTCACAAGGCGCGGTGGTGGCCACTGATAAAACCACATGTCAGTTGGGCAGTACTAACTTTTCTGCGACACCGACGGAATTTTCGTACACTCAAGGTGCAACCAATTACACTTTATCAGATCCGGTTTTGGCGAAATACCTTTTCGAGCTTGTCATAAAATATCAAACCGATGGCTTGATGAAAATCACTGTGGGGGCAAAATGA
- a CDS encoding thiamine pyrophosphate-dependent dehydrogenase E1 component subunit alpha, with product MSKKTTVKPAAKKTASAKAKAPAKAATKSAAKSSKKAAPKKSDFGGLSEELLLSMHDLMVKSRVLEERVIKIYKAGEGYFWIGGPGEEAFGVPLGLLARKGKGLEYDWFHLHYRCTPTMVALGMPMIEAVRLMMNRATDPSTGGRNFAGHYCFPQWNVAPVTSPIEVQYPIACGTAHAQKRAGHKSISIVTGGDAGTAEGEFATCLVWSSRKGQELPVLITVQNNGFGISTPYEGQHGETHIADRAKAFNIRSRVIDGTNPVETYIALKEEMDYIRKTGKPSFLEVKTTRLYGHSSADGANRKTDLFDPVYKFQEKLIAAGILTEKAAQKIWEIYEEEGVKAQEQARGEAGPAAETVWDHVFVNNENADWRKF from the coding sequence ATGTCTAAAAAGACCACTGTAAAACCAGCTGCCAAAAAAACCGCTTCTGCAAAAGCAAAAGCGCCGGCAAAAGCTGCGACTAAATCCGCTGCGAAGTCTTCAAAAAAAGCTGCACCGAAAAAATCTGATTTCGGTGGTTTGTCTGAAGAACTTTTGTTGAGCATGCACGACCTGATGGTCAAATCCCGCGTTCTTGAAGAGCGTGTTATCAAAATCTACAAAGCCGGTGAAGGTTACTTCTGGATCGGTGGTCCGGGCGAGGAAGCTTTCGGAGTTCCATTGGGTTTACTAGCCCGTAAAGGTAAAGGCCTTGAGTACGACTGGTTCCATTTGCACTACCGTTGTACGCCAACGATGGTTGCGCTAGGTATGCCAATGATCGAAGCCGTTCGCTTGATGATGAATCGTGCGACAGATCCTTCCACAGGGGGGCGAAACTTCGCAGGTCACTATTGCTTCCCTCAGTGGAACGTGGCTCCTGTAACTTCTCCTATCGAAGTTCAATACCCAATCGCTTGCGGAACAGCGCACGCACAAAAACGCGCGGGTCACAAATCGATCTCGATCGTAACGGGTGGTGACGCAGGTACGGCAGAGGGCGAATTTGCAACATGCTTGGTATGGTCATCTCGTAAAGGTCAAGAATTGCCAGTATTGATCACTGTGCAAAACAATGGCTTTGGTATTTCCACTCCGTATGAAGGTCAACATGGCGAGACTCATATCGCGGACCGTGCGAAAGCTTTCAACATCCGCTCGCGCGTGATCGATGGAACTAATCCAGTTGAGACATACATAGCTTTGAAAGAAGAAATGGATTACATCCGCAAAACGGGTAAGCCGTCTTTCTTAGAAGTAAAAACGACACGCTTGTACGGTCACTCGTCTGCAGACGGTGCGAACCGTAAAACAGATCTGTTCGATCCGGTTTACAAGTTCCAAGAGAAATTGATCGCTGCTGGTATCTTGACTGAAAAGGCTGCGCAAAAAATTTGGGAGATCTACGAGGAAGAGGGCGTTAAAGCTCAAGAACAAGCTCGTGGTGAAGCAGGTCCTGCTGCAGAAACAGTGTGGGATCATGTGTTCGTGAATAATGAAAATGCTGATTGGAGAAAATTCTAA